The following DNA comes from Hordeum vulgare subsp. vulgare chromosome 3H, MorexV3_pseudomolecules_assembly, whole genome shotgun sequence.
TAAGGATGATGTTAAGCTACTCGCTAGTCATGACAGGCAACTTAGGATAATGTTAGCATGTCTCAAAAACTAAGTTGCTTACAAAACTATCAACTCGGAGGCGAAACTAGTTATGGTAGAGTACTTGCTAGCTTTGGTAGGAACTTAGAGGCAAAACTAGTAAACTTGGTAGTCATGGTAGCCAGGTTTGAAGTTATTTCTGATGATAGGAATTCATACTACGCACACTAACAAAAAGTTGCTTTCCTATAGCACTAAAATTATCTCCATGGCATCCAAAGTTTCTCTAAATAAAATTTCACCGAAAGATActcatatgggatctagttttgcagAACACATCACAAGAAACACAACCGTGAAACTCGATTTGAATTCCAATGTTCAAATCAACAGTTACAGATTTTTAAGTTTTTTGTAACCCCGAATAAATGCATTCACGTGGGATCTTGCTGAAAATTTGTGGGGCCGGAGGGTGCGGGGGACCAGGTGCTTTTCTTTCACGTTAATTCATCTATGTAAGCCCCACAATGGGTTTGGTTTTAATTCAGTCTCCTCGGTCGAATGGCTAAGATAGTGTGCGCTCGCAACAATGGAAAAGTGCAGGTGCACTTTCTAGCATTTGGGTTAGAAATTTGATGTGACATGTTATCCTAGCCTATCAAAAAAGGAAAGTACATAGTTTTCCATCCTCACTTTACCTCACCCTAGAGAGACCACTTGCATTTATTTGGGGTTTCAAAAAATTTAAGaagtcataacttttgatctaagtGTCATAATTTAGATCCGATTTTATTATTGGGTTTCTTTCGACgagttcttcaaaactagatctcatatgaGTAGGTTTCGACAAACTTTTTTTTGAGCAAATTTTTATGCTATAGAGACAACTTTAGTGCTATAGGAAAGCAACTCCTTGATCAATTGACTAGATTCACCTCTAGGCCGCCTACCATAAGGACAACTTCAATGCAGATCACCAAATAACCCCAAATGTCGGGATCGACCTCTGTAGACACCTTTAACCATCCATTCGAGGTAACTTAATATcggaggaggaaaccatacctgcCTACCACGAACCTAACACATCATCCACCATCTTCCAGATGTCGCCGATGCAGGCCACATTCTGCATACCTCCCAAGCTCCGCATCGGTTTTGGAGCAAATTAGGTCGCAATGGCAGAGCCTGAGGACGCAGATCCACCACGCGGCCACACCATCCTTAGTTGAATGGACTGGTTTCCAAATCCAACCCCAACGGAGATCGCCTCGTCGGGCAAGGATCTTAAAACATTTTATTCGACATCGCCATCATCACTGTTGAAGCCAATATGATGAACAACCCAAACCCTACAAGCTACTAATGTCTAAAACGATCCACACGCGTGGATCCGACAATCCCCCTCACCACCGACAATCGAGGTCATCGACGCAGGGAAGCCGCCGGAGGACGGCATCCCTCTTGCGACGGCGGAGGCTAGATATCTTTTCTTTATTACCTTTAAAGAAAGAAGACTTGGCTATCTAGTGCTCACAATTTGACAGTAGGACTCAGGATCGGATCCCAGTGTGCACTTTATTATTTTTCATCTTCCTATGTTGACATGTGGGGTTCCTGCATCTATTGTACATTCACATAGTGCCATGTGTATCACGGGGCATAGTCAAAACCATATGTGTAATGTATTCTCAAGTTTCGGGACCGTATTGTAGCATTCCGCGAGTTTGAGGATTGTTTTATTACGTGCCAATTAATATAAGGACCATACATGTAATGTACTCAGGTTTGGGGAACTGAAAGGTCATTTTTGGTGGCCTAGGAGTACGCCAAGTAGTCCATTCAACCGTCGCCACATGTCGTGAGTTGGGGAAAGTGAAAAGAATGGGATTTCAACCctctctacacaaaattctacataGGAGTATCACCTTGACCCGCTCGGTCAGTTCTCGTACATAACTTATCATGGAAGATAAGCTGAGTGAATAGCGAGTTTTCTTATTCCTGTCATACACATACGACCACAACCGCTCGGGTGTTCCATAGTTCCATGCACCCTCTACATTTTATTTGGCTTGTCAACAAAAGGTCAAGCTATTCAACAAAGTCCAAGATGGTCAACAAAAGCCAACCATTTTCAAGGAAATCAACATAAGTCCAAGACAATCAACAAAAGACCAAGCAATTTTTCATGTCACATGTTAAAGAAGAAGACAAAATAAAAAGATCAAACTCAACAATGAAGACAAGAAGATCAGAAGTCAGAGACTAGATGACGTGCAACTAGCCAAAAGCCCATCTATGTAGTGATGAAGTGGAGTGTTGCACCATGGACCATAGACGAGGACGTCAAGCCTCTCGAAACGCCTATATGGACCGACCCACCTATTTGTTAATCAGTGTCACTCGCTTGATgcgattattattattatttctcacGTTGATATGCTCAGCTCGGCTCATTATCGTTCTACTGCTCCGACTATCAGTTTTtttgttttcagaatttttgttaATTTGTTTTTCAAGATTTTTAAAAAATATCAGGAAttcaaaaaaatattcatgaatttttGAAAATATATCAATAAAAAAATTCCAAATTTTTTAGAGCAAACGTGATTTTTTTACATGACAAGAAAAGGAAGGGGGGAGTACACCCAGCAGCAAAGcatgaaaagaaaaaggaaaaatcaaaCCAAAAGCATCACTTTTTAGGGTAACCACAACGGCAGTTCCTAGTTCCTATTCGGCGCTTAGGTCGGTGTCTAGCGACCTAGCGCATACCCCTAGTGTGCCTGTCCACAGGATGGGCCGGCCAAGTCTGTTTTTCTTTACCCGGTTTTGGAAAGGTTCTAGAACATTCTATGAAccgttttttcctttttattcttatGATTTTTATTCCAAATTTCtccatttttctatttttcattttccttttaaaTTTTAAATTTCCCTTCTTCTTTTTCATGTTTGCAAACATCCTTTCCATTATTTGGATTATATTTTTACAAAATTGGGTACTTTTTTAGAGATTGTAAACATTTTTGAATTTGTGAATAATTTTTATGACACCGTGAACAATTGTTAAACTtgtgaaaattttaaaaatatccgaacatttttttgaaattgtgAACGATTTTTAAAAACTTGTGAACATTTTTGGAATCTGTGAACATTATTTAAATGGATGATAATTTTGCTGAATTGGTAAAGTTTTTTTGAATTGATGATCATTTTATTGAAATGGTGAACCTTTTTtgaatcaatgaacttttttgttTGACAAACACTTTTTTTGAATCAGTGTTTTTGCCCTTGACCATGCCCGAAAAGACCATTGCCGAAGGCAGCGCCAAGGAGATGTCCGGTGCTCGGGACATGCGGCCTGGCGAGAAATTGTTTGACACCCCCACCTTTGACTACTCTTCATGGACTAATGGGTCAAGCTTTATCATACTACCTCTCCTACATACCACCATCAGTGGTACCCTTAGTCATTTGTCAAGGCGCTCCCCCTTTATAAGGCCATCATGGGCATGTAATTCGGTCACTCTCATCATGTTAATAAACTTGAGGGGAGGGCACTAGAGATTTTAGAGTTTGCTCCCAAGACACTCAAGGATCGAGTCATAGATGTTGCATCGCGATTCAGATCGACAATAGAGATCTCGGCCTACTTCCAAAACACTCTAGGGTCAAGACTGTTATGGCGTATCGCAACTTCGACCCACCTTGACCGGGAGtttaggagagtgtttcagggagTCGTGTCATGACTCAAAGCGTGTGACGGTCCATCTTATTTTTTTAATACAATACAAACGTTCATATACACGCGCATACGTTCATCTTTATAAACGTACGCACACATATCCCTTATAAGCATTTTTAAAAGACCGAACCGacatatcatcttaagatttatgAACTTACCATAGACGCCTCGTCGTCGATAGGAACGTCTCCTACCACTGAGAGCGCATCGTCAAAAATcctgaaaaaatccagaaataatCTAAGCACCAGGATTTAAACCCTGATAGGTTGGGATACCACTGTccctctaagagcatctctaatagCTGCCCTATATAGGGCAGTGTGGCATAAAAACTGTCATATAGGGCAGAAAAGAGGCAAAAACGTGCTCCAACAGTTGCcctatcttcatcaactgcctTATATTTTTTACAACACTGCCCTAAATTTGACCCAACTGTTGCAAATATACAACACTTGTGTGGCTGCCCTATTTACCCAACGACGCGCGCGCGCAGCCCAACTGCCACCCGAAAATTTCCCAGCCACTCCCGCCCCCGACCCCGCCGGCGCAaatccgccgccgtcgccgcaaatccgccgccgtcgccgcaaaTCTGCCGCCCGTAGGCCGCGCCCCTGCCCAAAATCCGCCGCCCGTCCACCGCCGGTCCCTCCCGCACCTCGCCCCCGCCGGAATACCACTGCCCATCGCCGGAATCGTCGATCTGCCGACGTCGTCGCCGCTGTACGAATCCGGGGCACCGACGCCGATTCTGCCGCCGCCACGACCGCGACGACGCTCGTACGCTTCCCCTTGGCCGCCTGCAACACCCAGCGACGGCAGCAGCAGCTAGGAGAGGCTTGCTCCGGCGACGCAGCTGCCACCCACCAGCCCGgccgcccgcaaggtgttcgaggTAATGTGTATTCAACTTTTTGTTTGATTTTTGTGATCGTAGTTTAGGATTGCACTTTTTAATATGGTCTAGTTTGTTTGTAGATGGTTTTGATTGAGGATTCATCCGATGAGGAATACGATTTGGAGGATGAAGAAGACATTGCTTTGATTTTGCTTTTGCACAAGAGGAAGAAGCCCAAGCACGGAGGTCCGGTCTATGGCAGTGAGGTGATTCGGAGGGAACGCATTGATGCCGACAACAAGCTCATGTGCACTTGATTATTACTTCTATGTGATGAAACTTGCTatttgtgtgttgatttgtgaaCAACTTTGTGAACCATTTGATGAACTATTGTTGTAATAATTAGTACTATTGAATTATTATTTGTTTGAATTATATTTTATCTTATTTATCATATTTTTTATGAGATATATGTGCAAAGATGTAGCAAAATAGGAGTAAATTGTTTTGCAGCCGTGCCCGATATAGGGCAGCTGCTGGGGCGGGTGCTGCTTTATCTTGGGCTGCTGGTAAAACGACTGCTGTTTTGCTGTCCTATATCTCGATTTTGCCTGCCCTATAATTGAAAAGAGGCTGCCCTATATATGGcatctgttagagatgctctaaccatATTTGAAAAACAGCATTGTGTAACACCCTCTCTAGTGTTTTATGATCGCCCTAGTAAAGATATCCCTAATTGAAAATCAGATACAATATGATTTTAAAATAGAACAACACTGAAGATTAATCGTCTCTTGACAACTCAAAGATGAGCGTTGATGGTGTTGCCTCGCCATCCCTCTCACGCACGCGCATGCATCTCCGTTGAACATTTCTTTTTTCTTGCTAGCTAGCTGAAGTTGTTATCCAGTTCTTTTCTTCCACGGTGGAGAGAGGTGCTCTGCCTATTTCCTGATGCTCAAAAGATATACTCCCTTAGtcccttcattcctaaatataaatctttttaaagattctactatggactacatacggagcaaaatgagtgaatctgtactttaaaatatgtctatatacatccatatgtaattcatattaaaatctctagaaagacttatatttagaaacatagGGAGTATACTGCATAGAGAAAgactccacaatctgaaaaatcgtgtGCAGATGAACAAGTCAAACCGTCAAAAACAGTTAAACCATATAAAGGATACTGCATCTTCACTCCATCCATAGCTAAGTCCAGTGACTCATCAACTACAATCCACAAGCCACATCCAGAAGGATATCCATCAGCCATCACCAACATGACTCCGCCTAACGGGTGGCATCCAGAAGTACACTGCAAACAAAAATATCAACACCATCACTCACTCCAGAGTCCACACCACTCCTCTATCTGAAACCACTGAAAGAATATCCACGCGCGTATGGCTTCCCTTCTTTCTTTCTAAATACCAACCACTGAGAAAACACAACACAACACATCAACCGGAGAAAATTCCACAGGTCAAATCATCAGTTCGAAATACGACTAGCATTGATTATTTTCATCTCGTTATATTTACATTTCATCAGGCAAGATTCAAGGAGGAGCAACAACATAGGGTTCAACATGCAGCACGGCACCTACTAGAACTATGTATGCTGTGAGCTATGTATGGTAGTATGGTTTAACATGCATCAGGCAAAGACTCAAGCAGTAAGCTAGTGCCATGGCTGTACTCCGGTCCTAGCCATATGCTTCTTAATCATAGCCTTTCTAACTTTGCTACTCAAAGGTATAAACAGTTTAGATGCTACGGACGGCTAGTGTGTATGGCGTGTCAGAGGATCAACTGTCACGACTGTTCGGCCCTTCTTCTTCGCATCTGAGCTCCCCAGGATAGGTTCTCTTCTGCGTCCTTCACCGTGCTCCGCTTCTTCAGCTCGGATATTTGGCCTTCCCAGGACGTCCTCCATCCAGACTTCTCTTCCTGCTCCTGTGGTATGGTTCACAAAGGCGGGAAGTTAGTGGCGAGAAAGAGAAAGCTCTACAGCAAGTTGGAACTTGGCAAGGAGCATGACACAACGATGGTTGACAATTGCCACGGACATTGTTAATTCAACATCATCAACAATGATGCGAAAAGAGACATCACCAAAGATAGCTCACTCCTGCAATTCTCATCCATACACTTGGGACACCGCTTTCCAAATTATTAATCATTTTAGATTTCTTGTCAAATCTGACAACACCAAATTAACAAATCTCACTCATgcggttctttctttttcttctgcaaATCATTAACACGAAAATGACTTGTCTAAATCCTCCTGAACAGACACCAACCATCATCATGCCACACACACATATCTTTTGCATCCGCTGAATTCATTCATATTTGTATATAACATCGTATACGGGAGGGTTTCTGTATTTCTTGTTATGTGTGTTTGTGATTGAATGGTTATACGTCAAGTATATGGAGTAGATAGTGGTCAAGCACCAAATATTGGTTCTAAACTAGAAGATCTCCACTCAAGTCTCGGCTCCTTAGCTGTAGAATACTCCTTGATTGACCGGCCAGGCATCTCAAGCCAGGCTGGAACGCCACATGCATGATATGCTAAACTATGAGCTTACAGGCGTCTTAACTGAATAATTAGGCCAGCACAGAGTAATTGGGGTGCTCTGTTGAGGAACCTTTGTTAAAGGTAGCGGTGAAGATTAGCCTAAAATATACTGTAAGTAATTAGGAGTTAACACAGGCTAAGCCTGGATACATGATTTAGTAACTACTCCAGTAGGAGCATCAAAATGTGAAAGCCCCGCTGCAACAAGTTCATTTGTAGAATCACCCGATGTCCAACTAGTTTGCAGAGGGTGCAGTTTGAAGGATCAATTAATAAGATGACGAGCTGAATTAAAACCGCAGGTGGATTCAGTCGCGGTCAGGAATCTGAGGGGGGCAGATCACGATGCGGACAatttccatccatccatccattatCATCCGCAGACAGAAAAGAAGAAGCGACAGAGATATTGGTGACGGGGGAGACAGACAGACAAGGGCGGGTGGGGGGTACCTGGTGGTAGAAGGCGGATGCGTCGTGGCGTCGCGCGGCGGGGGAGAAGGCGAGGCGGCAGACGCCGCGGGCGAGGGCGCGGTCGTAGGTGGTGCGGCGGCTGGGGTCGGAGAGCGTCTCGTAGGCCTCCTGCACCTGGATGAAGCGGCGGGTGTGCTCCTTGGCGGCGTCCGGCGGGGACACGTCCGGGTGGTACTTGCGCGCCATCCGCCGGTACGCCGCCCGCACGTCCTCGAAGGTGCTCCCCTCCGCCGATATCCCCAGCAGGTCGTAGAACGTCGGCTGCTTCTGCTGCTGGTCCGCCGTGGCCGTCCGCGCGGCCCCTCCGGCCGTGGCTGACGACGCCCGCGCCCGCGTCGACGCGCGGGGAGGGAGGGGCCGGAACCCcgcgcggccgccgccgccgccgccggcgacaGCACCGGCGAAGGCGGCCGCGGGGGACGCTGCGAGGTGGGGCATGTGTGATCTGATCTGCGCCTGAGCTTGGCCGTGCGAGCAgagagtggtggtagtggtggtggtcggATTTTTAATCAGGATTTAGGAGAGAGGGGGGCGTGGAGAAGATATACATATTAGGGAGAGAGATCTCCTCCAACGAAAGAAAGATATGTGTGGGGTCGCTTTCCGGCCGTTTGTCCATTCCTTGCCACCACCTTGTTGGTGGTGTGTTGCACCGGAGCCAGCAAAATCGTCaagaattactgttttgcatttgaaACCAAGCAAGCCAAACAGTTATATGTGCTGCGGGTTCCGCGTTGGATGCCGTGCACACATCCGGGTCCGGCAGTAGCTTCCAGAAGCCATGCATCGGTGGCTgtaaatttttctccattttttcCACTTTTAGAAAAATAGAGGAGATAGAGGAGATTATACGTCGACTCTTGCCACACGTCTGGTCCTTTTTTTGTCCCGCACAAAGATCGTCCAATCTGCCCGGTCTTATCATCTCTGACCGACTTGGAcggtattattattattattattattagatCCATCCATCTTGCTTCTCTTCCGTCCTCGTCTAGTCAAGCTGCTGCCGAACCACCCCTAGTCAAGCTGCTGCCGA
Coding sequences within:
- the LOC123442753 gene encoding chaperone protein dnaJ 20, chloroplastic-like is translated as MPHLAASPAAAFAGAVAGGGGGGRAGFRPLPPRASTRARASSATAGGAARTATADQQQKQPTFYDLLGISAEGSTFEDVRAAYRRMARKYHPDVSPPDAAKEHTRRFIQVQEAYETLSDPSRRTTYDRALARGVCRLAFSPAARRHDASAFYHQEQEEKSGWRTSWEGQISELKKRSTVKDAEENLSWGAQMRRRRAEQS